The following DNA comes from Amycolatopsis solani.
CACCTCGCCGATCGGCAGGTCGCCGCGGTCGATGGCCGCGTTGACGAAGAGCAGGTCGAACCGCCGGTCGCTCAGCCGCGAGCGCAGGGCGGTCAGGTCGGCAGGGTCGGTCATCTCCAGGGTCTCGACTCTCAGGCCCGGGGGAGTGGTGCCGCGGGTCGTGGCGGTGACCTGCCATTCGCGGCGGCTCAGTTCGTGGGCCAGGACCAGGCCGAGGCCGCGGGAGGCGCCGATGACGAGTGCTTCGGGCACGGGGATCTCCATTTGTCTAGACGCGACGTTGCGTCTAGACAGTAACACGCTATCGTGGCCCGATGTCCAACCCGCCCAGGGCGCGCTCCGGCAACCGGCGTGACGAGGCCGCCCGGCTCGCCGTGCTGCACGCCGCCGACGATCTGCTCGTCGAGCACGGGTTCGCCGGGTTGACCATCGAGGCGATCGCGCGCGAGGCCGGCGTCGCGAAGCAGACGATCTACCGCTGGTGGCCGTCCAAGGTCGAGATCCTGCTCGACACGCTCATCGACGACGCCACCAAGCAGCTGCCGGTCCCGGAAAAGCCGACAGCGGCGAGCATCCGCGCGTACCTGCGCGCGTTCGCCGGCTTCGTCACCGGCGACCCGGCGGGCAAGGTCCTGCTCGCGCTCCTCGCCCAGGCCCAGCACGACCCGGCCACGGCCGCCAGTCTTCAGGAGCGCTACCTCGGGCCGCGCCGGGCCGAGGAACGCGACCTGATCACGCGCGCGATCGACGCGGGCGAGATATCACCGCGGCTCGGCGCCGATGCGTTGCTGGACGCGCTGTTCGGCCCGATCGTCTACAGCGCACTCACCGGGTCGGGCCACGAGCTGGCCGACGCGCTCGCCGACGAACTGCTCTAGCGGCCCGTCCACCGCGGCTCGCGGCCCGCGGACCAGGCCGCGTAGAACTCCTTGTGGTCCTTGGCCGTCATCAGCAGTGCCTGGGTGATCGCTTCCAGCTCGATCGCACTGCCCAGGTCCATGTCCAGTTCGCGGGTCAGCAGCACCTTCGTCGTCGCGTACGCCAGTGCCGGGCCGTCCGCCAGGCGGCGGGCCAACGCCGAGGCCGTTGAAGCCAGGTCGGCGTCCGGGACCACTTGAGAAGCCAAGCCGATCTCCAGCGCACGAGCTGCCGGGAGCTTGTCGCCCAGGATCAGCAGCTCCGTCGCGCGGCCCAGGCCGACCAGCCGCGGCAGCAGGTACGCCGAGCCCATATCCGCGCCGGCCAGGCCGACCTTCGTGAACAGGAACGCGAACTTCGCCGACTCCGCGAGCAGGCGGAAGTCGCTCGCCAGCGCGATCACCGAGCCCGCGCCCGCCGCGACGCCGTTGACCGCCGCGATCACCGGGATCGGGCACTCGCGCAGGGCCTTCACCACCGCGCCCGTCATGCGCGTGAACTCCAGCAGCTGCGCCGTCTCGAACTTCTGGAGCTCGCCGATGATCTCCTCGACGTCGCCGCCGGAGCAGAACCCGCGGCCCTGGCCGGTGATCACCAGCACTCGGACGTCTTCGTGCTGCGGCAGTTCCAGCACGAGGTCGCGCAGGTCGGCGTAGACGTCGAAGGTCAGCGCGTTCAGCTTGTCCGGCCGGGTGAAGGTGACCGTGGCGACGCCGCTGTCCACAGTGAACTCGAAGTGGTCCCACTCCTTCGTCAGCGGTGCGGTCGCGCGGAACGGGCTCATCGTTGTATTCCTCCGCCGTCGAGTACGAGGGTCTGGCCGTTGATCGCGGCGGCTTCGGGCGCCGCCAGGAAGGAGACGGCGAACGCCACCTCCGCGGGTTCCAGCAGCCGGCCGAGCGGGGAGGCCGCCGCCAGCGCCGCTTCGGCGTCGCCGGGGGACCGGCCCGTGCGCTCCTGGATCCGCGCCACCGAGGAAGCGGTCATGTCGGTGCGGACGAACGCCGGGCACACCGCGTTCGCCGTGACACCGGTGCCGGCCAGCTCCGCCGCCACCGCGCGCACGAGACCCAGCGCCGCGTGCTTCGACGCCGTGTACCCGGCCGTGTAGCGGTAGCCGGCGTGCGACGCGGTCGACGCGACCGTGACGATCCGGCCGCGGTCGCGTTCGCGCATTCCCGGCAGCACCGCACGCGTGCACAGGAAAGCACCCGTGGCGTTGACGTCCAGCTGGCGGTGCCAATCGTCCAAAGTGGTCTTCGCGGCCGGGGCGCTGGAGGAGATCCCGGCGTTGTTCACCAGGACGTCGACCGGCCCCGCCGAGGCGAAGTACGCGGAAACCGCCTCCTCGTCGGTGACGTCGCACGCGGCGCGGCCCGGCGCCAGCACGGTGTCACCGAGGGAACGGAACCGCTCGGCGATCGCCGCGCCGATGCCGCGGGTGCCGCCGGTGACCACGACCAGCCGGCTCACGGGCGGGCCGCCAGCGCGCGCCGGTCGAGCTTTCCGTTGGCGGTACGGGGAAGTTCGGTCACGAACACCACCTCGCGGGGGTACTTGTGCTTGGCCAGGTGGGCTTTCGCGTGGTCCTTCAGCTCGTCGGCGGACACGGGGGCGCGCACCACGACGTACGCGCGTGGCACGACCAGGCCGTCGACCTCGTGGCCGACCACAGCGCAGTCCACCACGGATTCGTGCCCCAGCAGGCAGTCCTCGATCTCGCCGGGCGCGACGAACACGCCGCCGACCTTGAGCAGCGCGTCGGCGCGGCCGTGGTGGCGGAAGAAGCCCTCGGAGCGGCTGAAGAGGTCGCCGGAGGTCAGCGTGTCGCCGTCGAACGTGCGCGCGGACTTCTCCGGATCGCCGAAGTACTCCAGCGCGATCGTCGGCCCGGTCACCCGCAGCGGCCCGATTTCGCCGTCGGGCAACGGGTTCCCGAGCTCGTCGACGACCTCGGCGGTGTAACCGGGGACGGGGGTGCCGAGCGTCCCGGCGCGCGCCCGGCCCGGCCGGTTCGACAGGTAGATGTGGTACGCCTCGGACGAACCGATCCCGTCGACCACCGGCACGCCGAAGGCCGCGTCCCACTTCCGGTGCAGCTCCGGGGGCAGCGCCTCGCCCGCCGACGTCGTCATCCGCAGGCAGCTCAGGTCCTGCTCCGCCGCGGCCGGGTGGGCGACCATCGCGCTCATCATGGTCGGCACGTTGACCAGTACCGTCGGCCGGTGCCGGGCGATCAGCTCGAAGATCAGGTCGGCCGTGCTGCGTTCGGGGAACGCGATCCCCGCGGCACCGACGCCGAACGGGAACATCGCCACCAGGTCGCGCGCGTAGCCGAAGAACAGCTTGGGCACGGCGAGGACCCGGTCGTCTTCCCGCAGCCCGAGCACCTGGACGGCGTACCGCTCGAAGCTTTCCTTCGGGCTCCGCAACGGGTGCACGCACGCCTTGGGCGCGCCGGTGCTGCCGGTGGTGAACTTCCAGATGCCGACGTCGTCCACAGTGGTCGGTGCGGCGTCCAGCGTGTCCGGCGCGGTGTCGAGCAACGTCCGGAAGGGACGTTCGCCCGGCCGCAGGTCCTCCTCCGGTACCCCGGTGACCAGCAGATTCCGGGCCCCCGCCTCCCGCAACGCGGGCAGCGTGACGGCGTCCGCGAGCACCGTCACGGCTTCGGTGTACCCGAGGTAGTAGGCGTAGTCCTTGGGCTGCAGGAACGGGTACACCTCGGCGGTGACGGCGCCGATCTTCTGGGCCCCGTACCAGGCCGCGACGAACTCTTCGCCGTCGCTCAGCGCCAGCAGGACCCGCTGTCCACTTCGGACACCGGCGTCGAGGAACACGTGCCCGGCCTGGTTGGCCAGCCGGGCCAGCGCCGCGTAGCTCACCGAGCGATCCCCGACGATCAGGGCGGTGCGATCGCCGCGGCCCGCGGCCACGTGCCGGTCGAGGAAGTGCGTGGCGAGGTTGAACGGCTCACTCACGGGCCAGCTCCCGGATCGCTTCCACCAGCAGATCGGTCAACGTCGAGAAGGTCTCCGCGCCTTCTTCCGCCGTCGCTTCCGCGGGCTTGCCGCAGTACGCGTCGGACATCCCCATTTCGAGGAAACCGCCGTCGGAAGGGGCCGAAGCGAGACTGACCGGCACGTGCGGCAGCGTCCGCATGAGTGCCTGGTCGACCAGCTCGGGCCGGTCGGCGAGCACCAGCGACGTCTCGTACCGCCCGGCGTGGCACTCGCCCGACCGGAACTCCTCGGTCAGCCGCTCGGCGTGCCGCCGCCGGACCAGGTCGAGCAGGGCGACCTTGCCGTCGTAGGCGAAGTTGAGCGTCTCCGCCGCCCGCCGCAGCGTGACCAGGTGCGCGGGCTCGAAGTGGTTGTTGACCAGCAGGATCCGGCGCAACCGCTGGCCGATCAGCGCGGCCCCGATGTCCACCAGCAACGCGTGCAGCGT
Coding sequences within:
- a CDS encoding TetR/AcrR family transcriptional regulator: MSNPPRARSGNRRDEAARLAVLHAADDLLVEHGFAGLTIEAIAREAGVAKQTIYRWWPSKVEILLDTLIDDATKQLPVPEKPTAASIRAYLRAFAGFVTGDPAGKVLLALLAQAQHDPATAASLQERYLGPRRAEERDLITRAIDAGEISPRLGADALLDALFGPIVYSALTGSGHELADALADELL
- a CDS encoding enoyl-CoA hydratase family protein; its protein translation is MSPFRATAPLTKEWDHFEFTVDSGVATVTFTRPDKLNALTFDVYADLRDLVLELPQHEDVRVLVITGQGRGFCSGGDVEEIIGELQKFETAQLLEFTRMTGAVVKALRECPIPVIAAVNGVAAGAGSVIALASDFRLLAESAKFAFLFTKVGLAGADMGSAYLLPRLVGLGRATELLILGDKLPAARALEIGLASQVVPDADLASTASALARRLADGPALAYATTKVLLTRELDMDLGSAIELEAITQALLMTAKDHKEFYAAWSAGREPRWTGR
- a CDS encoding SDR family NAD(P)-dependent oxidoreductase, with translation MSRLVVVTGGTRGIGAAIAERFRSLGDTVLAPGRAACDVTDEEAVSAYFASAGPVDVLVNNAGISSSAPAAKTTLDDWHRQLDVNATGAFLCTRAVLPGMRERDRGRIVTVASTASHAGYRYTAGYTASKHAALGLVRAVAAELAGTGVTANAVCPAFVRTDMTASSVARIQERTGRSPGDAEAALAAASPLGRLLEPAEVAFAVSFLAAPEAAAINGQTLVLDGGGIQR
- a CDS encoding benzoate-CoA ligase family protein; translation: MSEPFNLATHFLDRHVAAGRGDRTALIVGDRSVSYAALARLANQAGHVFLDAGVRSGQRVLLALSDGEEFVAAWYGAQKIGAVTAEVYPFLQPKDYAYYLGYTEAVTVLADAVTLPALREAGARNLLVTGVPEEDLRPGERPFRTLLDTAPDTLDAAPTTVDDVGIWKFTTGSTGAPKACVHPLRSPKESFERYAVQVLGLREDDRVLAVPKLFFGYARDLVAMFPFGVGAAGIAFPERSTADLIFELIARHRPTVLVNVPTMMSAMVAHPAAAEQDLSCLRMTTSAGEALPPELHRKWDAAFGVPVVDGIGSSEAYHIYLSNRPGRARAGTLGTPVPGYTAEVVDELGNPLPDGEIGPLRVTGPTIALEYFGDPEKSARTFDGDTLTSGDLFSRSEGFFRHHGRADALLKVGGVFVAPGEIEDCLLGHESVVDCAVVGHEVDGLVVPRAYVVVRAPVSADELKDHAKAHLAKHKYPREVVFVTELPRTANGKLDRRALAARP
- a CDS encoding creatininase family protein, translating into MTYFADLTSRQVAALADGSRVPVLLLPLGAVEPHGPHAPLGTDPLISRGMCERAAERLAADEDVHVLVLPEVPYGVTRFAAGFAGGVHIGEETLHALLVDIGAALIGQRLRRILLVNNHFEPAHLVTLRRAAETLNFAYDGKVALLDLVRRRHAERLTEEFRSGECHAGRYETSLVLADRPELVDQALMRTLPHVPVSLASAPSDGGFLEMGMSDAYCGKPAEATAEEGAETFSTLTDLLVEAIRELARE